The Candidatus Minimicrobia sp. QA0096 DNA segment GATTTTTTGGTGCGTTTTCAGGAGCAATTCCGTATAAATCGACTTTCTCCATTTGACAATGTTTTGCATCGATTATCGCTTCGGTGAGCAGGGCAGTTCCAGCGTTAAGCTTGCGATATTCTGGCGTAGAATTTGCTGCCGCATGTGCATAAATTCGAGTTGTTTTTGAGTCGAAAAATAGGGCAGTAGCAATTACTTTATTGTCATATGTTGCGTACCAAAAAGAAGCATCTTTGGATGGAAGTAGAGAACCAGCTTGCTTATGAAAATATGAATCTGGGTGCGGCGACATGCCGGTTCTTTTGGCAACTTCGTGTATCAATTCTAAGAAATATTTAATATCGTCTGGGTTTTGAGATTGATGAATAGTTACGCCTTTTTTGTGATAATTCCTATAACAATTCCTTACAGGTTGCGCCATGTTTGCTATGATTTCTTCCTCTGGCTGCTGGAGATTGATAATGTGCGTATGTTCTGGCTGTAAATGAACGTAAGTGGCTTTTTTCCAATTCTCATCAGATAACACCTTAGAAAAGGTAGGTTTAATTGGTCCGATTCTAAGGAAAGTTACGCCAAGTTTTTTACCGAGCTCTGCTAGGTCTTTTAGCGCCAATCGTAATACTTCTTCGTTAATAGCGGTTGGACCGAAGGGGCAATATAAGCGAGAATTGCCTGTGCCGCGCTCTAATATTGCGAAATATTCCCATCCTTCACCTCTGTTGTGAAAGACTTTTCGACCGAGCGATTGTTGAAATTTTTCCCAGGCTGATGATTGTAGAAAATGTTGATTCATGTTGTAATCCTCACAACGTTATATTGCTGTCATTGATAAACTTGGCTGAACTTCCAGATCGTATGGATCTGTAGGCTCGTCAATTTGAGATCTGAAATAACCAAGGGTAGCAATCATCGCGGCGTTATCTGTACAGAGTTGGATAGGGGCGTATTCGATGTCAATTGGCAGGGCTTCACGTAATTGACGACGCAACTCTTGGTTAGCTGCGACTCCGCCAGCGATCACAACGGAGGCTGGCTGGAAATTGTCAAACGCCTTCTTGGTTTTATTTACGAGCGTTTTTATGGCTGTATACTGGAAACTTGCCGCCATATTACGTCGTAATTCGTCATCTACGAGCGCTGGAAGCTCATGGGAGGGAA contains these protein-coding regions:
- a CDS encoding lipid II:glycine glycyltransferase FemX; the encoded protein is MNQHFLQSSAWEKFQQSLGRKVFHNRGEGWEYFAILERGTGNSRLYCPFGPTAINEEVLRLALKDLAELGKKLGVTFLRIGPIKPTFSKVLSDENWKKATYVHLQPEHTHIINLQQPEEEIIANMAQPVRNCYRNYHKKGVTIHQSQNPDDIKYFLELIHEVAKRTGMSPHPDSYFHKQAGSLLPSKDASFWYATYDNKVIATALFFDSKTTRIYAHAAANSTPEYRKLNAGTALLTEAIIDAKHCQMEKVDLYGIAPENAPKNHPWAGFTKFKRSFGGEDIYSGSTWELPLKPLQYWLYRAYQTIRK